A genome region from Neisseria meningitidis includes the following:
- a CDS encoding glycoside hydrolase family 65 protein, translating to MYTRIMEISPWTLRSAKLEKEHKRLQESLTSLGNGYMGMRGSFEETYSADSHLGTYIAGVWFPDKTRVGWWKNGYPKYFGKAINAFNFSKVKIFVDGQEVDLAKNDVAGFSVELDMRHGVLRRSFTVFGVRFNVCKFLSVAQKELAVIRWEAVSVDGKTHQVRIDSIIDADVKNEDSNYEEKFWQVLDKGVSDSLSYIAAQTVANPFGVEQFIVNAEQTFAGSFKALGGSQTDWQVSNSFEVEVGGTPKTFEKRVIVTTSRDYQGLEAVKAAGRALSEKVAGVAFETLLDAHKAGWLHRWEIADVVIEGSDEAQQGIRFNLFQLFSTYYGEDARLNIGPKGFTGEKYGGATYWDTEAYAVPLYLALAEPEVTRNLLQYRRNQLPQAQHNAREQGLAGALYPMVTFTGIECHNEWEITFEEIHRNGAIPYAIYNYTNYTGDEGYLAKEGLEVLVEVSRFWADRVHFSKRNGKYMIHGVTGPNEYENNINNNWYTNTLAAWVLDYTREALAKYPRPDLNVRAAELEKWADISANMYRPHDEELGVFVQHDGFLDKDIRPVSALSPDDLPLNQKWSWDKILRSPFIKQADVLQGIYFFGDRFNIDEKRRNFDFYEPMTVHESSLSPCIHSILAAELGKEEKAVEMYRRTARLDLDNYNNDTEDGLHITSMTGSWLAIVQGFAQMKTWGGKLSFAPFLPGAWTGYAFHINYRGRLIKVAVGKENVVFSLLKGGPLDLQVYGKDITLNGSHTAALEK from the coding sequence ATGTACACAAGAATCATGGAAATCAGCCCTTGGACGCTGCGTTCGGCAAAACTGGAAAAAGAACACAAACGGCTGCAAGAGAGCCTGACCAGCTTGGGCAACGGCTATATGGGTATGCGCGGCAGCTTTGAGGAAACCTATTCCGCCGACAGCCACTTAGGCACCTACATCGCCGGCGTGTGGTTCCCCGACAAAACCCGCGTCGGCTGGTGGAAAAACGGCTATCCCAAATATTTCGGCAAAGCCATCAACGCGTTCAATTTCAGCAAAGTCAAAATCTTTGTCGACGGGCAGGAAGTGGACTTGGCGAAAAACGACGTTGCCGGCTTCTCCGTCGAACTCGATATGCGGCACGGCGTGTTGCGCCGCTCGTTTACCGTATTCGGTGTGCGTTTCAATGTGTGCAAATTCCTGTCCGTCGCGCAAAAAGAGCTGGCGGTCATCCGCTGGGAAGCCGTATCCGTTGACGGTAAAACCCACCAAGTCCGCATCGATTCCATCATCGATGCCGACGTGAAAAACGAAGACTCCAACTACGAAGAAAAATTCTGGCAGGTATTGGACAAAGGCGTTTCAGACAGTCTCTCCTACATTGCCGCCCAAACCGTTGCCAACCCTTTCGGCGTGGAACAATTTATCGTCAACGCCGAGCAAACTTTCGCCGGCAGCTTCAAAGCCCTCGGCGGCAGCCAAACCGACTGGCAAGTCTCCAATTCTTTCGAGGTCGAAGTCGGCGGCACGCCCAAAACCTTTGAAAAACGGGTTATTGTTACCACCAGCCGCGATTATCAGGGCTTGGAAGCAGTGAAAGCCGCAGGCCGCGCCTTGTCGGAAAAAGTCGCAGGCGTTGCGTTTGAAACCTTGCTGGACGCGCACAAAGCAGGCTGGCTGCACCGTTGGGAAATCGCCGACGTGGTCATCGAAGGCAGCGACGAAGCGCAGCAAGGCATCCGTTTCAATCTGTTCCAACTGTTCTCCACCTACTACGGCGAAGATGCGCGCCTGAACATCGGCCCCAAAGGCTTTACCGGCGAAAAATACGGCGGCGCGACCTATTGGGATACCGAAGCCTATGCCGTACCGCTCTACCTCGCACTGGCGGAACCCGAAGTTACCCGCAACCTGCTGCAATACCGCCGCAACCAACTGCCGCAGGCGCAGCACAACGCGCGCGAACAGGGCTTGGCGGGCGCACTCTATCCGATGGTAACGTTTACGGGTATCGAGTGCCACAACGAATGGGAAATCACCTTCGAGGAAATCCACCGCAACGGCGCGATTCCTTACGCCATCTACAACTACACCAACTACACCGGCGACGAGGGCTATCTTGCCAAAGAAGGCTTGGAAGTCTTGGTCGAAGTGTCCCGCTTCTGGGCGGACCGCGTCCACTTCTCCAAACGCAACGGCAAATACATGATTCACGGCGTAACCGGCCCGAACGAATACGAAAACAACATCAACAACAACTGGTACACCAACACCCTCGCCGCCTGGGTATTGGACTACACCCGCGAAGCCCTGGCGAAATACCCGCGCCCGGATTTGAACGTGCGTGCCGCCGAGTTGGAAAAATGGGCGGACATCAGCGCGAATATGTACCGTCCGCATGACGAAGAACTCGGCGTATTCGTCCAACACGACGGCTTCCTCGACAAAGACATCCGTCCCGTGTCCGCGCTTTCGCCCGACGATTTGCCGCTCAACCAGAAATGGTCGTGGGACAAAATCCTGCGTTCGCCCTTCATCAAGCAGGCGGACGTGTTGCAAGGCATCTACTTCTTCGGCGACCGTTTCAATATCGACGAAAAACGCCGCAACTTCGATTTCTACGAACCGATGACCGTGCATGAAAGCTCGCTGTCGCCCTGTATCCACTCTATTCTCGCCGCCGAACTGGGCAAAGAAGAAAAAGCCGTGGAAATGTACCGGCGCACCGCCCGCCTGGACTTGGACAACTACAACAACGACACAGAAGACGGCCTGCATATCACCTCCATGACCGGTTCGTGGCTCGCCATCGTCCAAGGTTTCGCCCAAATGAAAACTTGGGGCGGCAAACTCAGCTTCGCACCGTTCCTGCCGGGCGCGTGGACAGGCTATGCCTTCCACATCAACTACCGAGGCCGTCTGATTAAAGTCGCCGTCGGCAAAGAAAACGTTGTCTTCAGCCTGCTCAAAGGCGGGCCGCTCGATTTGCAGGTGTACGGCAAAGACATCACGCTCAACGGCAGCCACACCGCCGCGTTGGAAAAATAA
- the pgmB gene encoding beta-phosphoglucomutase, giving the protein MTFTAVLFDLDGVITDTAEYHYRAWKKLAEELGIGIDRKFNEQLKGVSRDDSLKRILAHGGKTVGEAEFAELTRRKNDNYVEMIQAVKPEDVYPGILPLLETLKANGKKIALASASKNGPFLLERMGLTHFFDTVADPAAVAHSKPAPDIFLAAAEGVGADIRRCIGIEDAAAGVAAIKAAGALPIGVGKAEDLGSDIALVSDTAGLTYVYLQSVWAQSGR; this is encoded by the coding sequence ATGACGTTTACCGCAGTCCTCTTCGATCTCGACGGCGTGATTACCGATACCGCCGAATACCACTACCGCGCGTGGAAAAAGCTCGCCGAAGAACTGGGCATCGGCATCGACCGCAAGTTTAACGAACAGCTCAAAGGCGTGTCGCGCGACGATTCGCTCAAACGCATCCTCGCGCACGGCGGCAAAACCGTCGGCGAAGCCGAGTTCGCCGAACTGACCCGCCGAAAAAACGACAACTACGTCGAGATGATTCAGGCAGTCAAACCCGAAGACGTGTACCCCGGCATTTTGCCGCTGCTGGAGACATTAAAAGCAAACGGCAAAAAAATCGCCCTCGCGTCCGCCAGTAAAAACGGCCCGTTCCTGCTCGAACGCATGGGGCTGACCCACTTTTTCGACACTGTCGCCGACCCTGCCGCCGTCGCGCATTCCAAACCCGCCCCCGACATCTTCCTCGCCGCCGCCGAGGGCGTGGGCGCGGACATCCGTCGCTGCATCGGCATCGAAGACGCCGCAGCAGGAGTAGCCGCCATCAAAGCCGCCGGCGCCTTGCCCATCGGCGTAGGCAAAGCCGAAGACTTGGGCAGCGACATCGCGCTGGTGTCCGACACCGCCGGGCTGACCTACGTCTACCTGCAAAGCGTGTGGGCACAGTCGGGCAGGTAA
- the arsB gene encoding ACR3 family arsenite efflux transporter yields the protein MKKINGIGFFEKNLTFWVLICMAIGIFIGKYFPSIPDRLGKFEFYNVSIPTTILLWIMIYPMMLKIDFKSIKDIGKNPKGLFITWFVNWIIKPLTMYLIASLFFFVIYKGFINKELASEYLAGAVLLGAAPCTAMVFVWSKLTRGDSAYTLVQVASNDLIILIAYIPIVSFLLKIGNINIPWGTLLLSIVLFIVVPLILSMATRSIIIKNKGEDYLNKTFIPAFDKYTMMGLLLTLIIIFSFQGQKILDQPLNIILIAIPLIIQTLFIFAITFFMAYLAKLPYSIAAPCGMIGASNFFELSVAVSISLFGLLSGATLTTVVGVLVEVPVMLALVRFANFMENKFNH from the coding sequence ATGAAGAAAATAAATGGAATTGGTTTTTTTGAGAAAAACCTGACTTTTTGGGTATTAATTTGTATGGCAATAGGCATATTTATTGGGAAATATTTTCCTTCTATTCCAGATAGGTTAGGAAAATTTGAGTTCTACAACGTGTCTATACCAACAACAATTTTACTTTGGATAATGATTTATCCAATGATGTTGAAAATTGATTTTAAGAGTATAAAAGACATAGGAAAAAACCCTAAAGGTCTATTTATTACATGGTTTGTAAATTGGATCATTAAGCCACTCACCATGTATTTAATTGCATCCTTATTTTTCTTTGTTATTTATAAAGGATTTATTAATAAGGAATTGGCATCAGAATATTTAGCTGGGGCGGTTTTACTCGGAGCTGCACCATGTACCGCAATGGTATTTGTATGGAGCAAGTTAACAAGAGGTGATAGTGCTTATACCTTAGTACAGGTAGCTAGTAACGACTTAATTATTTTGATTGCATATATACCAATTGTGAGCTTCTTATTAAAGATTGGAAATATAAATATTCCATGGGGAACACTTTTATTATCCATTGTATTATTTATTGTTGTTCCTCTTATTTTAAGCATGGCAACTAGGAGTATAATCATTAAAAACAAAGGGGAGGACTACCTAAATAAAACTTTTATCCCTGCATTTGATAAATACACTATGATGGGATTATTGTTGACGTTGATTATAATATTTTCATTTCAAGGACAGAAGATATTGGATCAGCCACTAAATATTATCCTTATTGCAATTCCTTTGATAATTCAAACTCTGTTTATATTTGCAATAACATTTTTCATGGCATATTTAGCAAAGCTACCATATTCAATTGCAGCTCCATGTGGCATGATTGGTGCATCTAACTTTTTTGAGCTGTCCGTTGCAGTTTCTATATCTCTATTTGGGCTATTATCAGGAGCTACGTTAACAACTGTAGTAGGTGTTCTGGTTGAGGTTCCTGTTATGCTAGCCTTAGTGAGGTTTGCCAATTTTATGGAAAATAAATTTAATCATTGA
- the pgmB gene encoding beta-phosphoglucomutase → MTFTAVLFDLDGVITDTAEYHYRAWKKLAEELGIGIDRKFNEQLKGVSRDDSLKRILAHGGKTVSEAEFAELTRRKNDNYVEMIQSVKPEDVYPGILPLLEALRANGKKIALASASKNGPFLLERMGLTHFFDAVADPAAVAHSKPAPDIFLAAAEGVGADIRRCIGIEDAAAGVAAIKAAGALPIGVGKAEDLGSDIALVSDTAGLTYAYLQNVWAQSGR, encoded by the coding sequence ATGACGTTTACCGCAGTCCTCTTCGATCTCGACGGCGTCATCACCGACACCGCCGAATACCACTACCGCGCGTGGAAAAAGCTCGCCGAAGAACTGGGCATCGGCATCGACCGCAAGTTTAACGAGCAGCTCAAAGGCGTGTCGCGCGACGATTCGCTCAAACGCATTCTCGCGCACGGCGGCAAAACCGTCAGCGAAGCCGAGTTCGCCGAACTGACCCGCCGTAAAAACGACAACTACGTCGAGATGATTCAGTCAGTCAAACCCGAAGATGTGTACCCCGGCATTTTGCCGCTGCTGGAAGCATTGAGGGCAAACGGCAAAAAAATCGCCCTCGCGTCCGCCAGTAAAAACGGCCCGTTCCTGCTCGAACGCATGGGGCTGACCCACTTCTTCGACGCCGTCGCCGACCCTGCCGCCGTCGCGCATTCCAAACCCGCCCCCGACATCTTCCTCGCCGCCGCCGAGGGCGTGGGCGCGGACATCCGTCGCTGCATCGGCATCGAAGACGCCGCAGCAGGAGTAGCCGCCATCAAAGCCGCCGGCGCCTTGCCCATCGGCGTAGGCAAAGCCGAAGACTTGGGCAGCGACATCGCGCTGGTGTCCGACACCGCCGGGCTGACCTACGCCTACCTGCAAAACGTGTGGGCACAGTCGGGCAGGTAA